In Rahnella aquatilis CIP 78.65 = ATCC 33071, one DNA window encodes the following:
- the rpmD gene encoding 50S ribosomal protein L30 has protein sequence MAKTIKVTQTRSSIGRLPKHKATLLGLGLRRIGHTVEREDTPAVRGMINLVSYMVKVEE, from the coding sequence ATGGCAAAGACTATTAAAGTTACACAAACTCGCAGTTCCATTGGCCGCCTGCCGAAGCATAAAGCTACTCTGCTGGGCCTGGGTCTGCGTCGTATTGGTCACACCGTTGAGCGCGAGGATACTCCTGCTGTACGCGGTATGATCAACCTGGTTTCCTACATGGTTAAGGTTGAGGAGTAA
- the rplO gene encoding 50S ribosomal protein L15 has product MRLNTLSPADGAKQAPRRVGRGIGSGLGKTGGRGHKGQNSRSGGGVRRGFEGGQMPLYRRLPKFGFTSRKAMITAEVRLSELALVEGDVIDLNALKAANVVGIQIEFAKVILSGEVGRAVTLRGLRVTKGARVAIEAAGGKIEE; this is encoded by the coding sequence ATGCGTTTAAATACTCTGTCTCCGGCTGATGGTGCCAAACAAGCGCCAAGGCGTGTAGGTCGTGGTATTGGTTCTGGCCTGGGTAAAACCGGCGGTCGTGGTCACAAAGGTCAGAACTCACGTTCTGGTGGTGGCGTACGTCGTGGTTTTGAAGGTGGTCAGATGCCTTTATATCGTCGTTTGCCGAAATTCGGCTTCACCTCCCGCAAAGCTATGATCACGGCAGAAGTTCGTCTGTCTGAACTGGCTCTGGTGGAAGGCGACGTGATCGACCTGAACGCGCTGAAAGCCGCTAACGTAGTTGGTATCCAGATCGAGTTCGCGAAAGTAATCCTTTCTGGCGAAGTTGGTCGTGCGGTAACTCTGCGTGGTTTGCGTGTCACCAAAGGCGCTCGTGTTGCTATCGAAGCTGCTGGCGGTAAAATTGAGGAATAA
- the secY gene encoding preprotein translocase subunit SecY — protein MAKQPGLDFQSAKGGLGELKRRLLFVIGALIVFRIGSFIPIPGIDAAVLAKLLEQQRGTIIEMFNMFSGGALSRASIFALGIMPYISASIIIQLLTVVHPALAEIKKEGEAGRRKISQYTRYGTLVLAVFQSIGIATGLPNMPGMQGLVLNPGFAFYFTAVVSLVTGTMFLMWLGEQITERGIGNGISIIIFAGIVAGLPPAIAHTIEQARQGDLHFLLLLLVAVLVFAVTFFVVFVERGQRRIVVNYAKRQQGRRVYAAQSTHLPLKVNMAGVIPAIFASSIILFPATIASWFGGGTGWNWLTTISLYLQPGQPLYVLLYATAIIFFCFFYTALVFNPRETADNLKKSGAFVPGIRPGEQTAKYIDKVMTRLTLIGAMYITFICLIPEFMRDAMKVPFYFGGTSLLIVVVVIMDFMAQVQTLMMSSQYESALKKANLKGYNR, from the coding sequence ATGGCTAAGCAACCGGGATTAGATTTTCAAAGTGCCAAGGGTGGACTAGGCGAACTGAAGCGCAGACTTTTGTTTGTTATCGGTGCGCTGATTGTTTTCCGTATCGGCTCTTTTATTCCGATCCCTGGTATTGATGCCGCTGTACTTGCCAAATTGCTCGAGCAGCAAAGAGGTACCATCATTGAAATGTTTAACATGTTCTCTGGTGGTGCCCTTAGCCGTGCTTCAATCTTTGCTCTGGGGATCATGCCGTACATTTCTGCATCGATCATTATCCAGCTATTAACGGTGGTTCATCCAGCGTTAGCAGAAATAAAGAAAGAAGGGGAGGCTGGCCGTCGTAAGATTAGCCAGTACACCCGTTACGGTACGCTGGTATTGGCAGTGTTCCAGTCGATCGGTATTGCTACCGGTTTGCCGAACATGCCTGGTATGCAGGGCCTGGTGTTAAATCCAGGCTTTGCATTCTACTTTACTGCAGTTGTGAGCTTAGTGACCGGGACAATGTTCCTGATGTGGCTGGGTGAGCAAATTACTGAACGAGGTATCGGTAACGGTATTTCAATCATCATTTTTGCAGGTATCGTAGCGGGTCTTCCGCCAGCAATTGCACATACTATCGAACAAGCTCGGCAAGGCGACCTGCACTTCCTCCTGTTGCTGTTGGTTGCAGTTTTAGTGTTTGCAGTGACTTTCTTTGTGGTGTTTGTTGAACGTGGTCAACGTCGTATCGTCGTTAACTATGCTAAACGCCAACAAGGTCGTCGTGTCTATGCAGCACAGAGCACGCACTTACCGTTGAAAGTGAATATGGCCGGGGTTATCCCAGCAATCTTCGCTTCCAGCATTATTCTGTTCCCTGCCACGATTGCATCATGGTTTGGGGGCGGGACTGGTTGGAACTGGCTGACTACGATTTCGCTGTATTTGCAGCCTGGGCAACCGCTTTATGTGTTACTCTATGCGACTGCAATCATCTTCTTCTGTTTCTTTTATACTGCGTTGGTGTTCAACCCGCGTGAGACAGCAGATAACCTGAAGAAGTCCGGTGCATTTGTACCAGGAATTCGTCCGGGAGAGCAAACGGCGAAGTACATTGATAAAGTGATGACTCGTTTAACCTTAATTGGTGCGATGTATATTACTTTCATCTGCCTTATCCCGGAGTTCATGCGTGACGCGATGAAAGTTCCATTCTACTTTGGTGGTACTTCTCTACTGATCGTAGTCGTCGTTATCATGGACTTTATGGCTCAAGTGCAAACTCTGATGATGTCAAGTCAGTACGAGTCTGCATTGAAGAAAGCAAACCTGAAAGGCTATAACCGCTAA
- the rpmJ gene encoding 50S ribosomal protein L36, which yields MKVRASVKKLCRNCKIVKRNGVVRVICSAEPKHKQRQG from the coding sequence ATGAAAGTTCGTGCTTCCGTCAAGAAATTATGTCGTAACTGCAAAATTGTTAAGCGTAACGGTGTCGTTCGCGTAATCTGCAGTGCAGAACCGAAGCATAAACAGCGTCAAGGCTGA
- the rpsM gene encoding 30S ribosomal protein S13 gives MARIAGINIPDQKHTVIALTSIYGIGKTRSQSICAASGIAENVKISELSEEQIEKLRDEVAKFIVEGDLRREVTLSIKRLMDLGTYRGLRHRRGLPVRGQRTKTNARTRKGPRKPIKK, from the coding sequence GTGGCCCGTATAGCAGGCATTAACATTCCTGATCAGAAACATACCGTGATCGCATTAACTTCGATCTACGGCATCGGCAAAACCCGCTCACAGTCTATCTGTGCTGCATCAGGTATTGCTGAAAATGTTAAGATCAGTGAGCTGTCTGAAGAGCAAATCGAAAAACTGCGTGACGAAGTTGCCAAGTTCATTGTTGAAGGTGATCTGCGTCGTGAAGTCACCCTGAGCATCAAGCGTCTTATGGACCTTGGAACTTATCGTGGTTTGCGTCATCGTCGTGGTCTTCCAGTGCGCGGTCAGCGTACCAAGACTAACGCACGTACCCGTAAGGGTCCGCGTAAACCGATCAAGAAATAA
- the rpsK gene encoding 30S ribosomal protein S11 has protein sequence MAKAPVRTRKRVRKQVSDGVAHIHASFNNTIVTITDRQGNALGWATAGGSGFRGSRKSTPFAAQVAAERCADAVKEYGIKNLEVMVKGPGPGRESTIRALNAAGFRITNITDVTPIPHNGCRPPKKRRV, from the coding sequence ATGGCAAAGGCACCTGTTCGTACACGTAAACGTGTAAGAAAACAAGTCTCTGACGGCGTGGCTCATATCCATGCTTCTTTCAACAACACCATTGTTACCATTACCGATCGTCAGGGTAATGCTTTGGGTTGGGCAACAGCTGGTGGTTCCGGTTTCCGTGGTTCTCGTAAATCCACTCCGTTCGCAGCTCAGGTTGCAGCAGAGCGCTGCGCTGACGCAGTGAAAGAATACGGTATCAAGAATCTGGAAGTTATGGTTAAAGGACCTGGTCCTGGTCGTGAGTCTACTATCCGCGCATTAAACGCGGCTGGTTTCCGCATCACTAATATTACTGATGTGACTCCTATCCCTCATAACGGTTGTCGTCCGCCGAAAAAGCGTCGCGTATAA
- the rpsD gene encoding 30S ribosomal protein S4, with translation MARYLGPKLKLSRREGTDLFLKSGVRAIDTKCKIEQAPGQHGARKPRLSDYGVQLREKQKVRRIYGVLERQFRNYYKEAARLKGNTGENLLQLLEGRLDNVVYRMGFGATRAESRQLVSHKAIMVNGRVVNIASYQVSPNDVVSIREKAKKQSRVKAALELAEQREKPTWLEVDAAKMEGVFKRMPERTDLSSDINEHLIVELYSK, from the coding sequence ATGGCAAGATATTTGGGTCCTAAGCTCAAGCTTAGCCGTCGTGAGGGCACAGATTTATTCCTTAAATCTGGCGTTCGCGCGATCGATACCAAGTGTAAAATTGAACAAGCTCCTGGTCAGCATGGTGCGCGTAAACCGCGTCTGTCTGACTATGGTGTGCAGTTACGTGAAAAGCAAAAAGTTCGCCGTATCTACGGTGTTCTGGAGCGTCAGTTCCGTAACTATTACAAAGAAGCAGCACGCCTGAAAGGCAACACTGGTGAAAACCTGTTGCAACTGCTTGAAGGTCGTTTGGACAACGTAGTTTATCGTATGGGCTTCGGCGCTACTCGTGCGGAATCCCGCCAGTTAGTTAGCCACAAAGCTATCATGGTAAACGGTCGCGTTGTTAACATCGCTTCTTATCAGGTATCTCCGAATGACGTTGTCAGCATCCGTGAGAAAGCTAAAAAGCAATCTCGCGTGAAGGCCGCTTTGGAGTTGGCTGAACAGCGTGAAAAGCCGACTTGGCTTGAAGTTGATGCTGCCAAGATGGAAGGTGTGTTCAAGCGTATGCCTGAACGTACTGATCTGTCTTCCGACATTAACGAACACCTGATCGTCGAGCTTTACTCCAAGTAA
- a CDS encoding DNA-directed RNA polymerase subunit alpha, with translation MQGSVTEFLKPRLVDIEQVSSTHAKVTLEPLERGFGHTLGNALRRILLSSMPGCAVTEVEIDGVLHEYSTKEGVQEDILEILLNLKGLAVRVQGKDEVILTLNKSGIGPVTAADITHDGDVEIVKPQHVICHLTDENAAISMRIKVQRGRGYVPASARIHSEEDERPIGRLLVDACYSPVERIAYNVEAARVEQRTDLDKLVIEMETNGTIDPEEAIRRAATILAEQLEAFVDLRDVRQPEVKEEKPEFDPILLRPVDDLELTVRSANCLKAEAIHYIGDLVQRTEVELLKTPNLGKKSLTEIKDVLASRGLSLGMRLENWPPASIADE, from the coding sequence ATGCAGGGTTCTGTGACAGAGTTTCTAAAACCGCGCCTGGTAGATATCGAGCAAGTCAGTTCGACGCACGCCAAGGTGACCCTTGAGCCTTTAGAACGTGGCTTTGGCCATACTTTAGGCAACGCACTGCGCCGTATTCTGCTTTCATCCATGCCGGGTTGCGCGGTGACCGAGGTTGAGATTGATGGTGTACTGCATGAGTACAGCACCAAAGAAGGCGTACAGGAAGATATCCTGGAGATCCTGCTCAACCTGAAAGGGCTGGCGGTGAGAGTTCAAGGGAAAGATGAAGTTATTCTTACCCTGAATAAGTCTGGCATTGGCCCTGTGACTGCAGCCGACATTACCCATGATGGTGATGTCGAAATCGTCAAGCCGCAACATGTCATCTGCCACCTGACCGATGAAAACGCTGCAATTAGCATGCGTATCAAAGTTCAGCGCGGTCGTGGTTATGTGCCGGCGTCTGCCCGAATTCATTCGGAAGAAGATGAGCGCCCAATTGGTCGTCTGTTAGTAGACGCATGCTACAGCCCTGTAGAGCGAATTGCCTACAATGTTGAAGCAGCGCGTGTAGAACAACGTACTGATTTGGACAAGCTGGTTATCGAAATGGAAACCAACGGTACGATCGATCCTGAAGAGGCGATCCGTCGTGCGGCAACCATTCTTGCTGAACAACTTGAAGCTTTCGTTGATTTACGTGATGTACGTCAACCGGAAGTCAAAGAAGAGAAGCCGGAATTCGATCCAATCCTGCTGCGCCCTGTTGACGATCTGGAATTGACTGTCCGCTCTGCTAACTGCCTTAAGGCAGAAGCAATCCACTACATCGGTGATCTGGTACAGCGTACCGAGGTTGAGTTACTTAAAACACCTAACCTGGGTAAAAAATCTCTTACTGAGATCAAAGACGTACTTGCGTCCCGTGGTTTGTCTCTGGGCATGCGCCTGGAAAACTGGCCACCAGCAAGTATTGCTGACGAGTAA
- the rplQ gene encoding 50S ribosomal protein L17, giving the protein MRHRKSGRQLNRNSSHRQAMFRNMAGSLVRHEIIKTTLPKAKELRRVVEPLITLAKTDNVANRRLAFARTRDNEIVAKLFNELGPRFASRAGGYTRILKCGFRAGDNAPMAYIELVDRAESKAEVATAE; this is encoded by the coding sequence ATGCGCCATCGTAAGAGTGGTCGTCAACTGAACCGTAACAGCAGCCACCGACAGGCTATGTTCCGTAACATGGCCGGCTCTTTGGTTCGTCATGAGATCATCAAGACGACCCTGCCGAAAGCGAAAGAGCTGCGTCGCGTTGTTGAGCCGCTGATTACTCTTGCCAAGACCGACAACGTTGCAAATCGTCGTCTGGCATTCGCCCGTACTCGTGATAACGAGATCGTGGCAAAACTGTTTAATGAACTGGGCCCGCGTTTCGCGAGCCGTGCTGGTGGTTACACTCGTATTCTTAAGTGTGGCTTCCGTGCAGGCGACAATGCGCCGATGGCATACATCGAGCTCGTTGATCGTGCAGAGTCAAAAGCAGAAGTAGCAACTGCTGAATAA
- a CDS encoding DUF1992 domain-containing protein, with the protein MFLIDQWVEKHINDAQEKGEFENLRGSGRPLILDDDSAVPDELRTSYRILKNAGYLPPELQDRKEAIELDHLLNTLDSDDPKFLPAEKRLKVLQMRLQQAGMNTGFLHGHYENALKDKFRGK; encoded by the coding sequence ATGTTTCTAATTGATCAATGGGTTGAAAAGCACATCAATGATGCCCAGGAAAAGGGTGAGTTTGAGAACCTTCGGGGAAGTGGACGCCCCCTTATCCTGGATGATGACAGCGCAGTTCCAGATGAGCTCAGAACTTCCTATCGTATCTTGAAAAATGCAGGCTATTTGCCACCTGAGTTGCAGGATCGAAAAGAGGCGATCGAGCTGGATCACTTACTGAACACTTTAGACAGCGATGATCCGAAGTTTCTTCCCGCAGAAAAGCGTCTGAAGGTTTTACAGATGCGCTTACAGCAGGCAGGGATGAACACTGGCTTCCTTCATGGGCATTATGAAAATGCATTGAAGGATAAATTCAGAGGAAAATAG
- the zntR gene encoding Zn(2+)-responsive transcriptional regulator, which yields MYKIGELARLANVSTDTVRYYEKQGMMSTGARNLSGYRQYDESDVQRLRFIRYAKSTGFTLDAIKELLSIRIDPLHHTCQESKSIVDERLAEVEHKLQELNQMRESLQRLSAACCGSAHTSVSCSILEALEDGAGKVT from the coding sequence ATGTATAAAATTGGTGAACTTGCCAGACTGGCAAATGTGTCCACAGATACTGTTCGTTACTATGAAAAACAGGGCATGATGAGTACAGGGGCTCGTAATCTGTCGGGCTATCGCCAGTATGACGAAAGCGATGTGCAGCGTTTACGCTTCATTCGCTATGCCAAATCGACAGGTTTTACACTCGATGCTATCAAGGAGCTACTTTCTATTCGGATTGATCCTTTGCATCATACTTGTCAGGAGTCAAAGTCTATCGTGGATGAACGACTCGCAGAGGTTGAGCATAAATTACAGGAGCTTAATCAGATGCGTGAATCACTACAAAGACTAAGTGCTGCCTGCTGTGGTTCTGCGCATACTAGTGTCAGTTGCTCTATATTAGAAGCATTGGAAGATGGCGCGGGCAAGGTAACATGA